DNA from Chitinophaga pendula:
CGGCAAGTAGATAGTGGAAGTTGCACTGTTAACCAAGACCAGTTCCGTGATAAACCCAATGAAACACTAATTCGCCAAAGATTTTCATTTTACTTTTTTAGTATTCCCGTATGAAAACAAGGGTATTCAATTTTACTATTGAAGCAATTATCGCTGTGTTGCTTTTACTTTGGATCTATACCGGCTTAAACAAACTGATCCATTATGACAAATTCCGCTTCGAAGTGGGCCGTTCTCCTTTTTTGCAACACCTCACATCATGGGTAGCGATCACTGTGCCCGTAGCAGAGTTGCTGTTGGCCGCATTACTGATCTTCAAAAGAACACGTGCAGCAGGTTTGTATGCATCCCTTTTTACGATGACCCTGTTTACCGGTTACGTATATATGATGCTGCACTATGCTTCCGACCTGCCTTGCAGCTGCGGAGGAATTATCGAATTACTGACCTGGGAGCAGCATCTGGTCGTAAATGCGCTGCTAACCCTGCTGATAGCAATTGCCATATTGCTGCAAAACCAGTTGGCGATATTACAAGGGCAAAGAATTCCCCTGAATGAAAATGCCTATTGATCAATAAGAAAAGAACTCACTTCTACTGTATGAGTAATGACAGCTGCTGATAGGTGGTTGTATTTTTTAATTCAAAAAACCAAAACATGAAAAAGATGAAATTCAGCTTTGCCGCACTGGTAGCCATAGCTGCCGTTGGCCTTACTATCACCTCCA
Protein-coding regions in this window:
- a CDS encoding MauE/DoxX family redox-associated membrane protein, yielding MKTRVFNFTIEAIIAVLLLLWIYTGLNKLIHYDKFRFEVGRSPFLQHLTSWVAITVPVAELLLAALLIFKRTRAAGLYASLFTMTLFTGYVYMMLHYASDLPCSCGGIIELLTWEQHLVVNALLTLLIAIAILLQNQLAILQGQRIPLNENAY